A genomic segment from Stappia indica encodes:
- the rbfA gene encoding 30S ribosome-binding factor RbfA, with translation MAPNNRHPVGMPSQRQLRVGELVRKEVSDILARGTLADPVLDGTIISVPEVRMTPDLRLASCLVMPLGGRDADRVLEALNRSARTIRRELARRMTMKFLPDLRFVLDTRFDDDDRITALLSRDEVRRDLDEDDDEKLDEAPDVAPDEDGR, from the coding sequence ATGGCCCCGAACAACAGACATCCCGTGGGAATGCCGTCGCAGCGTCAGCTGCGTGTCGGCGAGCTGGTGCGCAAGGAAGTCTCCGACATCCTGGCGCGCGGCACGTTGGCCGATCCGGTGCTCGACGGAACGATCATTTCCGTGCCGGAAGTGCGCATGACGCCCGACCTGCGCCTTGCCAGCTGCCTGGTGATGCCGCTCGGCGGCCGCGATGCCGACCGGGTGCTCGAGGCGCTCAACCGCAGCGCCCGCACGATCCGTCGTGAACTGGCGCGCCGGATGACCATGAAGTTCCTGCCCGACCTGCGCTTCGTGCTCGACACCCGCTTCGACGACGACGACCGGATCACCGCGCTTCTGTCCCGCGACGAGGTGCGCCGCGATCTTGACGAGGACGACGACGAGAAGCTCGACGAAGCCCCTGATGTGGCCCCTGATGAGGATGGACGTTAG
- the truB gene encoding tRNA pseudouridine(55) synthase TruB, whose amino-acid sequence MGRRKKANRNRIDGWLVLDKPVGITSNDALTRLKKILHPEKVGHAGTLDPLASGLLPVAFGEATKTVSFAMDGRKVYRFTVRWGEATETDDTEGAVVATSDARPAADEIAAVLPDFTGTIFQVPPKYSAIKVDGARAYDLARGGEEVELAAREIDVHRLELVECPDRDHAVFEAECGKGTYVRALARDIAERLGTCGHVAALRRLVVGPFDEEDMIPLETLEELGQCAPGMGLTEAHADFILPVETALDDIPALAVSRQDAARLRRGQGVLLRGRDAPAFSGLVSVTTQGELVAIGEIERGELLPRRVFNLAPDTSGAVIVERT is encoded by the coding sequence ATGGGGCGACGCAAGAAGGCGAACCGCAACCGCATCGACGGTTGGCTGGTGCTCGACAAGCCCGTCGGCATCACCTCCAACGACGCGTTGACGCGGCTGAAGAAGATCCTTCACCCCGAGAAGGTCGGCCATGCCGGCACGCTCGACCCGCTCGCCTCCGGCCTGCTGCCGGTGGCCTTCGGCGAGGCGACCAAGACCGTCTCCTTCGCGATGGACGGGCGCAAGGTCTACCGTTTCACCGTGCGCTGGGGCGAGGCGACGGAGACGGACGATACGGAAGGCGCGGTGGTCGCCACCAGCGACGCGCGTCCCGCTGCGGACGAGATCGCGGCCGTGCTGCCGGACTTCACCGGCACGATTTTCCAGGTTCCGCCGAAATACTCGGCCATCAAGGTGGACGGCGCGCGCGCCTATGACCTTGCCCGTGGTGGCGAGGAGGTCGAACTGGCCGCGCGCGAAATCGATGTCCATCGGCTCGAGCTGGTGGAGTGCCCGGACCGCGACCACGCGGTTTTCGAGGCGGAATGCGGCAAGGGCACCTATGTGCGCGCGCTCGCCCGCGACATCGCGGAGCGGCTCGGCACCTGCGGCCATGTTGCCGCCTTGCGGCGCCTTGTCGTCGGTCCTTTCGACGAGGAGGACATGATTCCGCTGGAAACTCTTGAGGAGTTGGGGCAATGTGCGCCCGGCATGGGCCTGACCGAGGCCCATGCCGACTTCATTCTGCCTGTAGAGACCGCGCTGGACGACATCCCGGCGCTGGCCGTCAGCCGGCAGGATGCCGCCCGCCTCCGAAGGGGGCAGGGCGTTTTGCTGCGCGGGCGGGATGCCCCGGCGTTTTCGGGCCTCGTGTCAGTGACCACTCAGGGAGAACTGGTGGCGATCGGCGAGATCGAGCGCGGAGAACTCTTGCCGCGGCGCGTGTTCAATCTCGCTCCGGACACGTCCGGGGCGGTTATCGTTGAAAGGACATGA
- the rpsO gene encoding 30S ribosomal protein S15: MSITAERKAELIKEYAIKEGDTGSADVQVAILSERIANLTEHFKSHGKDNHSRRGLLKMVSQRRSLLDYLKKTEEGRYQDLIKRLGLRR, from the coding sequence ATGTCGATTACCGCTGAACGCAAAGCGGAACTGATCAAGGAATACGCGATCAAGGAAGGGGATACGGGCTCTGCCGACGTGCAGGTCGCCATTCTCTCCGAGCGGATCGCCAACCTGACCGAACACTTCAAGAGCCACGGCAAGGACAACCACTCCCGCCGCGGTCTGCTGAAGATGGTGAGCCAGCGCCGGTCTCTTCTCGACTACCTGAAGAAGACCGAAGAAGGCCGCTATCAGGACCTGATCAAGCGCCTCGGCCTGCGCCGTTAA